Proteins from a single region of Streptobacillus canis:
- a CDS encoding BaiN/RdsA family NAD(P)/FAD-dependent oxidoreductase: protein MRIGIVGAGASGVLCAIYAAQRGHDVVIFERKDRMLKKVLVTGNGTCNFTNINAGYKNYFAIEEKIEERIFNEYSYQDVLDFFKKLGIEYKIEKFGKVYPLSYQASSIVDALRFKLESIKNIEVKLNFDVSKIRKKNGVFNVTSQENETVAVDKLVIAAGGISYPELGSNGSGYDLAAKMGHSRTEIYPVLVQLKVDKKYAKGLEGVKQKVKLSVYKNNEFLRSDENELLFTAYGVSGPCIFNLSYLAALNNMEDLYWHVDFLPMYSEDELRSLLYTRRKDLGYLEIEYYLNGLVNKKFAGYLLKSVGIEKLNFKVLELEDEIIEKLVERLKKFVFKVYDTTGFANAQVTAGGIRMNEVDNYSLESKLVPGLYFTGEVLDVFGDCGGYNLTWCFISGMHVGKNI from the coding sequence ATGAGAATAGGAATAGTTGGAGCAGGGGCTTCTGGAGTCTTATGTGCAATTTATGCTGCACAAAGAGGTCATGATGTTGTAATATTTGAAAGAAAAGATAGAATGTTAAAGAAAGTATTAGTTACAGGAAATGGAACATGTAATTTTACTAATATCAATGCTGGATATAAAAATTATTTTGCTATTGAAGAGAAAATAGAAGAAAGAATATTTAATGAATATTCTTATCAAGATGTGTTGGATTTCTTTAAAAAGTTAGGTATAGAATATAAGATTGAAAAATTTGGTAAAGTTTATCCGCTTTCTTATCAAGCATCATCTATTGTAGATGCATTAAGGTTCAAGTTAGAAAGTATAAAAAATATTGAAGTTAAACTTAATTTTGATGTAAGTAAAATAAGAAAGAAAAATGGAGTATTTAATGTAACTAGTCAAGAAAATGAAACAGTAGCAGTTGATAAATTAGTAATTGCTGCAGGAGGTATTTCTTATCCAGAATTAGGAAGTAATGGAAGTGGTTATGACTTAGCTGCAAAAATGGGTCATAGTAGAACTGAAATTTACCCTGTTTTAGTACAACTTAAAGTAGATAAAAAATATGCTAAAGGATTAGAAGGTGTTAAGCAGAAAGTAAAATTAAGTGTATATAAAAACAATGAATTTTTAAGAAGTGATGAAAATGAACTGTTATTTACAGCTTATGGTGTATCTGGACCATGTATTTTTAATTTATCATATTTAGCCGCATTAAATAATATGGAAGATCTTTATTGGCATGTAGACTTCTTGCCTATGTATAGTGAAGATGAGTTGAGAAGTTTACTTTATACAAGAAGAAAAGATTTGGGGTATTTAGAAATTGAATATTATTTAAATGGTTTAGTAAATAAAAAGTTTGCAGGATATTTATTAAAGAGTGTAGGTATAGAAAAACTTAATTTTAAAGTTTTAGAACTTGAAGATGAAATAATAGAAAAATTAGTAGAGAGATTAAAGAAATTTGTATTTAAAGTTTATGATACGACCGGATTTGCTAATGCACAGGTAACGGCAGGTGGAATTAGGATGAATGAGGTAGATAATTATTCGTTAGAATCAAAATTAGTTCCAGGATTATATTTCACAGGAGAAGTTCTAGATGTTTTTGGAGATTGTGGAGGATATAATCTAACATGGTGCTTCATATCAGGTATGCATGTAGGAAAAAATATTTAG
- a CDS encoding epoxyqueuosine reductase QueH, which produces MENKDLREIYEKLKKDMKENQSKNDKLFDLIKDNSFITENEFDDALSILSSMNKNQVINYHTILEKLIKKWKSLDKRPKILLHSCCAPCSTYTLEFLCQYADVTILFANSNIHPKQEYIKRSEVQQKFINDFNEKTGNKVGYIEDEYNPKHFLELTKGQEYEPEGGNRCVTCFQMRLDIVAKYAKELEFDYFGSAITLSPKKNSKLINELGFEVQEIYNVKYLPSDFKKNNGYKRSIEMCSEYDVYRQCYCGCIFALRDQLKQQKEREQNK; this is translated from the coding sequence ATGGAAAATAAAGATCTTAGAGAAATATATGAAAAACTAAAAAAGGATATGAAAGAAAATCAAAGTAAAAATGATAAACTTTTTGATTTGATAAAAGATAATAGCTTTATTACCGAAAATGAATTTGATGATGCATTATCTATTTTATCTTCAATGAATAAAAATCAAGTTATTAATTATCATACTATACTTGAAAAATTGATAAAAAAATGGAAAAGTTTAGATAAAAGACCTAAAATTTTATTACATAGTTGTTGTGCACCTTGTTCAACATATACTTTAGAATTTTTATGTCAATATGCAGATGTTACAATACTTTTTGCAAATTCTAATATACATCCTAAACAAGAATATATAAAAAGAAGTGAAGTACAGCAAAAATTCATAAATGATTTTAATGAAAAAACTGGTAATAAAGTTGGGTATATAGAGGATGAATACAATCCTAAACATTTTTTAGAATTAACTAAGGGGCAAGAATATGAGCCAGAAGGTGGAAATAGATGTGTAACTTGTTTTCAAATGAGACTAGATATAGTTGCAAAATATGCTAAAGAACTTGAGTTTGATTACTTTGGTTCTGCAATTACTTTATCACCTAAAAAGAATTCTAAATTAATAAATGAATTAGGTTTTGAAGTGCAAGAAATATATAACGTAAAATATTTACCATCGGATTTTAAGAAAAATAATGGATATAAGAGAAGTATAGAGATGTGCAGCGAATATGATGTTTATAGACAATGTTACTGTGGTTGTATATTTGCATTAAGAGATCAATTAAAACAACAAAAAGAAAGAGAGCAGAATAAATGA
- a CDS encoding tetratricopeptide repeat protein, whose amino-acid sequence MRKLLICLFFSFSVLLNANIKTDLEKSLNLITQNKFEDAKKILHTLVEKKSESIQEKRFIDSAIYYLANIYHRENNIEKAKQYYRRLSENTETRTFSVIKANQYLLSIAMEEGDMKEAINQTEILNRRTSYQELPFLSNLIYLYEINNEETKLQKLNRTVINKLSEIEKGKLYNLLAMTYLENSKYDSAKRYFDLLLQTKNNDNRQLGYIGYANYELSQGNRTKSLEYLEKALSIKNDTPIYILEGIQKLYAANAEYEKAYETLIKIEKISNVDAGLIIDLIKYAHFLDKKEDVEMYLNKLENMGISSFDLGMKMASENLIEYAERYLVKAKREGNAMVHSALLNIYFGTQEIDKLKEILDIMLENREITEEKKESILKEFEHYQKYKNKGNE is encoded by the coding sequence ATGAGAAAACTGTTAATATGTTTGTTTTTTTCTTTTTCAGTTTTATTAAATGCAAACATTAAAACTGATTTAGAAAAATCTTTAAATCTAATAACTCAAAATAAGTTTGAAGATGCCAAAAAAATATTACATACTTTAGTTGAAAAAAAATCTGAAAGTATTCAAGAAAAAAGATTTATAGATTCTGCAATTTATTATCTTGCAAATATTTACCATAGAGAGAATAATATTGAAAAAGCAAAACAGTATTATAGAAGATTATCTGAAAATACAGAAACAAGAACTTTTTCAGTAATAAAAGCTAATCAATATCTTCTTTCAATTGCTATGGAAGAAGGTGATATGAAAGAAGCTATAAATCAAACTGAAATATTAAATAGAAGAACGTCATATCAAGAATTACCTTTTTTATCTAATTTAATATATTTGTATGAAATTAATAATGAAGAAACTAAATTACAAAAACTAAATAGAACAGTAATAAATAAATTATCTGAAATAGAAAAAGGTAAATTATACAATTTACTGGCAATGACATATTTAGAAAATAGTAAATATGATTCTGCAAAAAGATATTTTGACTTGTTGTTACAAACAAAAAATAATGATAATAGGCAATTAGGATATATAGGATATGCTAATTATGAACTTTCTCAAGGAAATAGAACTAAATCATTAGAATATCTTGAAAAAGCATTAAGTATCAAAAATGATACTCCTATATATATATTAGAAGGAATACAAAAGCTTTATGCAGCAAATGCTGAGTATGAAAAAGCATATGAAACATTAATTAAAATAGAAAAAATTAGTAATGTTGATGCAGGTTTAATTATAGATTTAATTAAATATGCCCATTTCTTAGATAAAAAAGAAGATGTAGAGATGTACTTAAATAAACTTGAAAATATGGGAATTTCAAGTTTTGATCTAGGTATGAAAATGGCTTCTGAGAATCTAATAGAATATGCAGAAAGATATTTGGTTAAAGCTAAAAGAGAAGGTAATGCAATGGTTCATTCAGCTTTACTGAATATATATTTTGGTACTCAAGAAATTGATAAACTAAAAGAAATTTTAGATATAATGCTTGAGAATAGAGAAATAACTGAAGAAAAGAAAGAAAGTATATTAAAAGAATTTGAACATTATCAAAAATATAAAAATAAAGGAAATGAATAG
- the dapD gene encoding 2,3,4,5-tetrahydropyridine-2,6-dicarboxylate N-acetyltransferase — MTELERSKEIISFIANSTRKTPVKLYTDEEIKGEYDVKVIGKETKIIIGNWDEVERIIKENDLKNYHLENDRRNSAVPMLDIKDIDARIEPGAIIRDKVIIEPKAVIMMGAVINIGAKIGEGTMIDMNAVLGGRATVGKNCHIGAGTVLAGVIEPPSADPVVIEDNVVIGANAVVLEGVRVCANSVVAAGAVVTENVPSGVVVAGMPAKIIKVIDDKTKSKTEIVEELRK; from the coding sequence ATGACAGAGTTAGAAAGATCAAAAGAAATCATTAGCTTTATTGCTAATTCAACAAGAAAAACACCGGTTAAACTTTATACAGATGAAGAAATAAAAGGTGAATATGATGTTAAAGTTATAGGTAAAGAAACTAAAATAATAATTGGAAACTGGGATGAAGTTGAAAGAATAATTAAAGAGAATGATTTAAAAAATTATCATTTAGAAAATGATAGACGTAATTCAGCTGTTCCTATGTTAGATATTAAGGACATAGATGCTAGAATTGAACCAGGGGCAATAATTAGAGATAAAGTAATAATTGAACCTAAAGCTGTAATTATGATGGGAGCAGTAATTAATATAGGTGCTAAAATTGGTGAAGGTACAATGATAGATATGAATGCAGTACTAGGAGGAAGAGCAACTGTAGGTAAAAACTGTCATATAGGAGCAGGAACAGTTCTTGCAGGTGTTATTGAGCCACCTTCAGCAGATCCAGTAGTTATAGAAGATAATGTTGTAATTGGAGCTAATGCTGTAGTACTTGAAGGAGTAAGAGTTTGTGCTAACTCTGTAGTAGCAGCAGGTGCAGTAGTTACTGAAAATGTACCAAGTGGTGTAGTAGTAGCAGGAATGCCAGCTAAAATAATAAAAGTAATAGATGATAAGACTAAATCAAAAACAGAAATAGTTGAAGAATTAAGAAAATAA
- a CDS encoding M3 family oligoendopeptidase has protein sequence MVFKDFEYKRVNIEELKNTFMRIKEEVENAETAEKAIELYYELDKINMDFSTNYSLAYVRNTIDTTDEYYSVEKEFYDENLPLVSEFTNAIGIAFANSKFRPELEEKFGKLAFQKIDLDLKTFSNEIIEDLQEENKLVTEYVKLTSSAKIMFNGEERNLSEMVPYTQNIDRQVRKEAVIAVGKFFEDNLSEYDRIYDSLVKVRDKIAKKLGYKNFVELGYLRMGRLDYNAEDVANYRKQIRESVVPLYVELRKRQEKRIKVDKLKYYDEGMSFLTGNPTPKGDREWMVDKAKTMYKELSPETHEFFSKMVEQELLDLDSKKGKQGGGYCTSLDAYKMPFIFANFNGTAHDVEVLTHEAGHAFQSYQTMRNVDISTYFWPTSESAEIHSMSMEFLTWPWMESFFKEDIDKFKYHHLSGAFIFIPYGALVDEFQHYVYENPNVTPEERRMKWLEFEKEYLPTRDYDGIESYEKGLFWFKQAHIFEIPFYYIDYTLAQVIALQMWKLSGEDRELAWEKYMRLCNLGGSKTFLGLLEDVKLDNPFESGSIAKIIPPVKEFLATINDENL, from the coding sequence ATGGTTTTTAAGGATTTTGAATACAAAAGAGTAAATATAGAAGAATTAAAAAATACATTTATGAGAATTAAAGAAGAAGTAGAAAATGCAGAAACAGCTGAAAAAGCAATAGAACTTTATTATGAATTAGATAAAATTAATATGGACTTTTCTACTAATTATTCATTAGCATATGTTAGAAATACTATTGATACTACAGATGAATATTATTCAGTAGAAAAAGAATTTTATGATGAAAACTTACCTTTAGTTTCTGAATTTACTAATGCTATAGGAATAGCTTTTGCAAATTCTAAATTTAGACCAGAACTTGAAGAAAAATTTGGTAAACTTGCATTCCAAAAAATAGATTTAGATTTAAAAACATTCAGTAATGAAATTATTGAAGATTTACAAGAAGAAAATAAATTAGTTACAGAATATGTAAAATTAACTTCAAGTGCTAAAATTATGTTTAATGGAGAAGAAAGAAATCTTTCTGAAATGGTTCCATATACTCAAAATATAGATAGACAAGTTAGAAAAGAAGCTGTTATTGCAGTAGGTAAATTCTTTGAAGATAACTTATCTGAATATGATAGAATATATGATTCTTTAGTTAAAGTAAGAGATAAAATTGCTAAAAAATTAGGATACAAAAACTTTGTTGAACTTGGATACTTAAGAATGGGTAGACTTGATTACAATGCAGAAGATGTTGCAAATTACAGAAAACAAATTAGAGAAAGTGTTGTACCTTTATATGTTGAATTAAGAAAAAGACAAGAAAAAAGAATTAAAGTTGATAAACTTAAATATTATGATGAAGGTATGTCTTTCTTAACTGGAAATCCTACTCCTAAAGGAGATAGAGAATGGATGGTTGATAAAGCTAAGACTATGTATAAAGAATTATCACCTGAAACTCATGAATTCTTCTCTAAAATGGTAGAACAAGAATTACTTGATTTAGATAGTAAAAAAGGAAAACAAGGTGGAGGATATTGTACATCACTTGATGCATACAAAATGCCATTTATCTTTGCAAACTTTAATGGAACAGCACATGACGTTGAAGTGTTAACACACGAAGCAGGGCATGCATTTCAATCATATCAAACAATGAGAAATGTTGATATATCAACTTATTTCTGGCCAACATCAGAATCAGCAGAAATTCATTCTATGAGTATGGAGTTCTTAACTTGGCCATGGATGGAATCATTCTTTAAAGAAGATATAGATAAATTCAAATATCATCACTTAAGTGGAGCTTTCATCTTTATACCTTATGGTGCTTTAGTAGATGAATTCCAACACTATGTGTATGAAAATCCAAATGTTACTCCAGAAGAAAGAAGAATGAAATGGCTAGAATTTGAAAAAGAATACTTACCTACAAGAGATTATGATGGTATAGAATCATATGAAAAAGGGTTATTCTGGTTCAAACAAGCTCATATATTTGAAATTCCATTTTATTATATAGATTATACTTTAGCTCAAGTAATTGCACTTCAAATGTGGAAATTAAGTGGAGAAGATAGAGAATTAGCTTGGGAAAAATATATGAGATTATGTAATCTTGGAGGGTCAAAAACATTCTTAGGATTATTAGAAGATGTTAAACTTGATAATCCATTTGAAAGTGGAAGTATAGCTAAAATTATTCCGCCAGTAAAAGAATTCTTAGCAACTATAAATGATGAAAATCTATAA
- a CDS encoding LytTR family DNA-binding domain-containing protein, translating to MIIKVNLEETIEETTVNIHAKKIDEEVENIIKILESTKFKKFIGSKDDKKYLIEKDDVIRFYAQDKKVYLTTKKEEYVVKYKMYELEEILNPKEFIRISNSEIIAINEIKKLDLNFFGSIQLETKTGITTTVSRSYLKNFKHTLGI from the coding sequence ATGATAATAAAAGTAAATTTAGAAGAAACAATAGAAGAAACAACAGTTAATATACATGCTAAAAAAATTGATGAAGAGGTTGAAAATATCATCAAAATACTAGAATCAACTAAATTTAAAAAATTTATAGGCAGTAAAGATGACAAAAAATACCTAATAGAAAAAGATGATGTAATAAGGTTTTATGCTCAAGATAAAAAAGTTTATCTAACAACTAAAAAAGAGGAATATGTAGTGAAGTATAAGATGTATGAATTAGAGGAAATATTAAATCCAAAAGAATTTATTAGAATTTCTAACTCAGAAATCATAGCAATAAATGAAATAAAAAAATTAGATTTAAACTTCTTTGGAAGTATACAACTTGAAACAAAAACAGGTATTACTACTACTGTTTCAAGATCATATTTAAAAAACTTTAAACATACATTAGGAATATAG
- a CDS encoding DUF3021 family protein has protein sequence MKKIFNSAFWGALSGIGIGTIVSMIFSILSNTGKFTFSSPEFISKFSNEITASTVSIILFAIIGLVSSVSSNIYEIDTCSLPKKIFIHFIIIFITVSAVGYYSMWFKTSSLLSFLITFTIIYLIISSISYFTTKKEIDEINKKFK, from the coding sequence ATGAAAAAAATATTTAACAGTGCATTTTGGGGTGCTTTATCAGGTATAGGAATAGGAACTATAGTTTCTATGATATTTTCAATATTATCAAATACAGGAAAATTTACTTTTTCTAGCCCAGAATTTATATCAAAGTTTTCAAATGAAATTACAGCATCAACAGTTTCAATAATATTATTTGCAATCATTGGACTAGTTTCTTCAGTTTCATCTAATATTTATGAAATAGACACTTGCTCATTACCTAAAAAAATCTTTATACATTTTATAATAATATTCATTACAGTTTCGGCAGTTGGATATTATTCAATGTGGTTTAAGACTAGTTCTCTATTATCTTTCTTAATAACATTTACAATCATATATTTAATAATTTCATCTATATCATATTTTACAACTAAAAAAGAAATAGATGAAATTAACAAAAAATTTAAATAG
- a CDS encoding acyl-CoA thioester hydrolase/BAAT C-terminal domain-containing protein, which translates to MKIIITILKRIFLIILIIFTIIFLLRMYNNYKYKDTLERVNLEEMYNKSIENVTIKKVDFKTFQGFHLSPNEKKSKGLVITYGGSEGSPNLWEAERIAKEGYEVLAVFMFGQKNQQKTLVNIPLEQFEDVLEYIKENKMDNKVLTVLGSSKGAEYALNLATKYEEISNLILLAPAAYNFSGLDFQKKGSSWTYKGEELPYIDTQKVSFSVILKDIIIPNIIGLPFSFTTLYNKAIEEDMDASSKLIPIKDLKTNMLVIAGEDDKLWDSYHMALKIKEENPNVILKTYKNAGHIFSGNGIINMGNMKLRTGGNSIDNENAEKDKVKVISEFLKTHHNK; encoded by the coding sequence ATGAAAATAATAATAACAATTTTAAAAAGAATATTCTTAATTATTTTAATAATATTTACAATAATATTTCTATTAAGAATGTATAATAACTATAAATACAAAGATACTTTAGAACGTGTAAATTTAGAAGAAATGTATAATAAATCTATAGAAAATGTAACAATTAAAAAAGTAGATTTTAAAACTTTCCAAGGTTTTCATCTTTCACCTAATGAAAAAAAATCCAAAGGGCTTGTAATTACCTATGGTGGTTCTGAAGGAAGTCCTAATTTATGGGAAGCTGAAAGAATTGCAAAAGAAGGATATGAAGTACTTGCAGTATTTATGTTCGGACAAAAAAATCAACAAAAAACTTTAGTTAATATACCACTTGAACAATTTGAAGATGTATTAGAATATATTAAAGAAAATAAAATGGATAATAAAGTTCTTACAGTATTAGGATCTTCAAAAGGAGCAGAATATGCACTAAATCTAGCTACTAAATATGAAGAAATTTCAAATTTAATACTTCTTGCACCTGCTGCATATAACTTTTCAGGGCTTGACTTCCAAAAAAAAGGTTCATCTTGGACATATAAAGGAGAAGAACTTCCATATATAGATACACAAAAAGTTTCTTTCTCAGTTATACTAAAAGATATAATAATCCCTAACATTATAGGTTTACCTTTTTCTTTTACTACTCTATATAATAAAGCTATAGAAGAAGATATGGATGCCTCTTCAAAATTAATCCCAATTAAAGATCTTAAAACTAACATGTTAGTAATAGCTGGTGAAGATGATAAATTATGGGATAGTTATCATATGGCATTAAAAATTAAAGAAGAAAATCCAAATGTAATTTTAAAGACATATAAAAATGCAGGACATATATTTAGTGGTAATGGGATAATAAATATGGGAAATATGAAACTAAGAACTGGTGGTAATAGTATAGATAATGAAAATGCAGAAAAAGATAAAGTTAAAGTTATTTCTGAATTTCTAAAAACTCATCATAATAAATAA
- a CDS encoding ABC transporter permease, whose product MNKYIFFIYSRIKVRTAYWSRYLISIFSAYIEMIAILCIWFAVFKNSNQNIGGYSIDEMMMYLILSFSLLMIIRQGVSNTVSKDVSSGDIAIYFIKPISYINKLIFESIGDMLFNFTYLIPALLFSIIYFNVIDFSLKRTIFFLISIALGSIIYFLLDFMVGLFAFFVNYIWGLLLIKDAIFRFVSGELFPLSFLPKSIETIFSYLPFNYLTYKPILIIFNKVSEKEMLNIIVLQIIWIIILSLIAKYIWSRANKRLSINGG is encoded by the coding sequence ATGAATAAATATATATTTTTTATCTATTCAAGGATAAAAGTCAGAACAGCTTACTGGTCAAGATATTTAATTTCAATTTTTTCTGCATATATAGAAATGATAGCAATACTATGTATATGGTTTGCTGTATTTAAAAATTCAAATCAAAATATAGGTGGATATAGCATAGATGAAATGATGATGTATTTAATATTATCTTTTTCATTACTTATGATAATAAGACAAGGAGTATCAAATACTGTTTCAAAAGATGTATCAAGTGGAGATATAGCAATATATTTTATCAAACCTATATCATATATAAACAAATTAATATTTGAATCTATAGGTGATATGTTATTTAATTTTACATATCTAATACCAGCCTTACTTTTTTCTATAATCTATTTTAATGTTATTGATTTTAGTTTAAAAAGAACAATATTTTTCCTAATCTCCATAGCTTTAGGATCAATAATATATTTTTTACTTGATTTTATGGTAGGTCTTTTTGCTTTTTTTGTAAACTATATCTGGGGTCTATTATTAATCAAAGATGCTATATTTAGATTTGTTTCAGGTGAATTATTCCCTCTATCTTTTCTTCCAAAAAGTATAGAAACAATCTTTTCATACTTACCATTTAACTATTTAACTTATAAACCTATATTGATAATATTTAATAAGGTTAGTGAAAAAGAAATGTTAAATATAATAGTTTTACAAATCATTTGGATTATTATACTATCTTTAATTGCAAAATACATTTGGTCTAGAGCAAATAAAAGATTAAGTATAAATGGAGGTTAA
- a CDS encoding ABC transporter permease, protein MKYLRLYLLRMKYSFKILLNSMSNFIIGFLGFLFIQLSAIIFINITFSKIPTIEGYSFYQIMTLYGFSQISKGLDHFYSDYLWMLSVSSIARGEYDKFMIRPVNTFFQVIIERVQFDAMGEIFVGILIYIYGIKGLGIPLSFRLIFLSIFFIVIGTIIYTALKTIAASYAFKVKDSYFLLKAIYSFSEFTKYPIAVYPIFLQIALTYILAFAITANYPIDILLFGDNLSIYFKIITVTLVIVIIAIICWKKGEKAYESAGA, encoded by the coding sequence ATGAAATATCTTAGACTGTATTTACTTAGAATGAAGTATTCTTTCAAAATACTATTAAATTCAATGAGTAATTTTATTATAGGATTCCTAGGTTTCCTATTTATACAATTATCAGCAATAATATTTATTAATATTACTTTTTCTAAAATACCAACTATTGAAGGTTATTCTTTTTATCAAATCATGACACTATATGGTTTTTCTCAAATATCAAAAGGACTTGATCATTTTTATTCAGATTATTTATGGATGCTTTCAGTAAGTTCTATTGCTAGAGGGGAATATGATAAATTTATGATAAGACCTGTAAATACTTTCTTTCAAGTTATTATAGAAAGAGTGCAATTTGATGCAATGGGAGAAATTTTTGTAGGAATATTAATATACATATATGGTATAAAAGGATTAGGAATACCTTTATCATTTAGATTAATATTTTTATCAATATTTTTCATAGTTATAGGAACAATAATATATACAGCTTTAAAAACTATAGCAGCATCTTATGCATTTAAAGTTAAAGATAGTTATTTCTTATTAAAAGCTATATATTCATTTTCAGAATTTACTAAATACCCTATAGCTGTTTATCCAATATTTTTACAAATTGCCTTAACATATATATTAGCATTTGCAATAACTGCAAATTACCCTATAGATATTTTACTTTTTGGAGATAATCTATCTATATATTTTAAAATAATAACAGTAACATTAGTTATTGTAATTATTGCTATCATTTGTTGGAAGAAAGGAGAAAAAGCTTATGAAAGTGCAGGAGCCTAG
- a CDS encoding ABC transporter ATP-binding protein, whose amino-acid sequence MKVQEPSIIKVENLCKDFTVYKRTGLFKRSKSIVRVVNSINFEIEEGEVVGFLGPNGAGKSTTIKMMTGILTPTEGKCLVNKVIPYENRVKNSMNIGAVFGQRTALWVDLSVEDNLYLLKEMYGLSDERYKERFEYLNEILSVTHILHKQVRTLSLGQRMLADLIASLLHSPKVLFLDEPTIGLDIILKEKLLNILKEINKKEKITIILTTHDMRDVEALCDRIIVINQGTKIFDDSLENLKNNYVKHRLIKARVRDIENIDINHIKNNGIVDTYIDDNYLNIVIENNESVEKNTIIELYNNYEVVKLELEEENIDSIIKRIYEKKIKG is encoded by the coding sequence ATGAAAGTGCAGGAGCCTAGTATTATTAAAGTAGAAAATCTTTGTAAAGATTTTACTGTGTATAAAAGAACCGGACTATTTAAAAGATCAAAAAGTATAGTAAGAGTTGTAAATTCAATAAACTTCGAAATTGAGGAAGGTGAAGTAGTAGGTTTTCTTGGTCCTAATGGTGCAGGTAAATCAACCACTATAAAAATGATGACAGGGATATTAACTCCAACAGAAGGAAAATGTCTTGTTAATAAGGTTATTCCATATGAAAATAGAGTTAAAAATTCTATGAATATTGGAGCTGTTTTTGGCCAAAGAACAGCACTTTGGGTAGATTTATCAGTCGAAGATAACCTATATCTACTAAAAGAAATGTATGGTTTAAGTGATGAAAGATATAAAGAAAGATTCGAGTATTTAAATGAAATATTAAGCGTTACCCATATATTACATAAGCAAGTAAGAACCTTATCTTTAGGACAAAGAATGTTAGCCGATTTAATAGCTTCACTACTACATAGTCCTAAAGTTCTATTTCTTGATGAACCTACTATAGGACTGGATATTATACTTAAAGAAAAGCTATTAAATATTTTAAAAGAAATAAACAAAAAAGAAAAAATCACTATAATTCTTACTACTCATGATATGCGTGATGTTGAAGCATTATGTGATAGGATAATAGTAATTAATCAAGGTACAAAAATATTTGATGATAGCTTAGAGAATCTAAAAAATAATTATGTTAAACACAGATTAATCAAAGCAAGAGTTAGGGATATAGAAAATATTGATATCAACCATATTAAAAATAATGGCATAGTTGATACGTATATTGATGATAATTATTTAAATATTGTAATCGAAAATAATGAAAGTGTTGAAAAAAACACTATTATTGAACTATATAACAACTATGAAGTTGTAAAACTTGAACTAGAAGAAGAAAACATAGATAGTATTATTAAAAGAATATATGAGAAAAAAATAAAAGGTTAA
- the atpC gene encoding ATP synthase F1 subunit epsilon yields MEKKEFFTLKVVTPEKIEYLSKEAKFIKVRTIRGDIGILPNHTNFMSSLGEGLMLLRTKDEQRSYYIRGGFLEVNHNYVTVMAEEAVIAENEEEFRMIKKERLEAAIAAKKKEDQDILGTKKRLQDSLLR; encoded by the coding sequence ATGGAAAAAAAAGAATTTTTCACATTAAAAGTAGTAACGCCAGAAAAGATAGAATATCTTTCTAAAGAAGCTAAATTTATTAAAGTTAGAACTATAAGAGGAGATATAGGTATACTTCCAAATCATACTAATTTTATGAGCTCTTTAGGAGAAGGTTTAATGCTTTTAAGAACTAAAGATGAACAGAGATCTTACTATATTAGGGGTGGATTTTTAGAAGTTAATCATAATTATGTAACTGTAATGGCAGAGGAGGCTGTGATTGCTGAAAATGAAGAAGAATTCAGAATGATCAAGAAAGAAAGACTTGAAGCAGCTATTGCAGCGAAGAAAAAAGAAGATCAAGATATACTTGGAACTAAGAAAAGATTACAAGATAGTTTACTTAGATAG